One Amycolatopsis sp. NBC_00355 genomic window carries:
- a CDS encoding WhiB family transcriptional regulator — protein MSWGEIPEQALGDLTELIDATEEEQDWQERALCAQTDPEAFFPEKGGSTREAKRICLGCEVKDECLEYALAKDERFGIWGGLSERERRKLKKRAV, from the coding sequence GGAGCAGGCTCTGGGAGATCTCACCGAGCTCATCGATGCCACCGAGGAAGAGCAGGACTGGCAAGAACGCGCTCTGTGCGCGCAGACGGACCCGGAGGCGTTCTTCCCCGAGAAGGGCGGCTCCACCCGCGAAGCCAAGCGGATCTGCCTGGGTTGCGAGGTCAAGGACGAGTGCCTTGAGTACGCGCTGGCCAAGGACGAACGCTTCGGCATCTGGGGCGGTCTGTCCGAGCGGGAGCGCCGGAAGCTGAAGAAACGCGCAGTTTGA